Proteins from one Hymenobacter gelipurpurascens genomic window:
- a CDS encoding M949_RS01915 family surface polysaccharide biosynthesis protein produces MRQRCTIGLLVFLLVSCSEKQESSTAALPPTNARPGANAADATAASRPEIKPQAVPLAQIPAPQRLPGQLLEAWRWQDANGENLLVVFRAVTLSNQQRAKQAHPATAPDSNEVEEMGDFERTARLMAKQYVLKQGKYTVLWRLQDGVAACALDMTLGLKPSSTTITDLDQDGQGETTLVYTAACRGDVSPASLKLIMREGPDKYALRGSTVVQYDSVPVLQRQPAVPCCAEKLSKAQREQGDDAGYYETEKEFQRAPPAFLSFARQQWQKFSIEKVEDHTEI; encoded by the coding sequence ATGCGGCAGCGGTGCACCATTGGCTTACTGGTCTTTCTGCTGGTGAGTTGTTCTGAAAAGCAGGAAAGCAGCACTGCGGCGCTGCCCCCGACGAATGCTAGGCCAGGCGCCAATGCTGCGGATGCTACGGCTGCGTCTCGTCCGGAAATCAAGCCTCAGGCCGTGCCGCTGGCGCAGATTCCGGCCCCACAACGGCTACCGGGCCAGCTGCTGGAAGCCTGGCGCTGGCAGGATGCTAATGGTGAAAACCTGCTGGTGGTATTTCGTGCGGTAACGCTATCCAATCAGCAGCGCGCTAAACAGGCGCACCCCGCTACGGCCCCCGACTCAAACGAAGTAGAGGAAATGGGTGACTTTGAACGCACCGCTCGCCTCATGGCAAAGCAATATGTGCTCAAGCAAGGGAAATACACCGTGCTGTGGCGCCTGCAAGATGGCGTAGCGGCCTGTGCTCTAGACATGACGCTGGGATTGAAGCCCAGCAGTACAACTATTACCGACCTAGACCAGGATGGGCAGGGCGAAACAACGTTGGTCTACACGGCAGCCTGCCGGGGCGACGTAAGCCCGGCTAGCTTAAAACTGATTATGCGAGAAGGCCCCGACAAATATGCGTTGCGCGGTTCTACCGTGGTGCAGTATGATTCGGTGCCCGTGTTGCAGCGGCAGCCTGCCGTGCCTTGCTGCGCCGAGAAGCTCAGCAAGGCCCAGCGCGAGCAGGGAGATGACGCCGGTTATTACGAGACAGAAAAGGAATTTCAGAGAGCACCGCCCGCTTTTCTGTCATTTGCGCGGCAGCAGTGGCAGAAATTCAGCATCGAAAAAGTGGAAGACCACACCGAGATATAG
- the msrB gene encoding peptide-methionine (R)-S-oxide reductase MsrB: MQTWNDVIRLANHGSPAPDKRVEKTDAEWRAQLTPEQYHVTREHGTERAFTGEYCEAHEAGLYACVCCGTPLYDSRTKFESGTGWPSFTQPVKENAIRYKKDTSYGMTRVEVLCNTCDAHQGHVFPDGPPPSGLRLCINSASVKLVSEPANVA, translated from the coding sequence ATGCAAACCTGGAACGATGTAATCCGGCTGGCCAACCACGGCAGCCCGGCCCCCGATAAGCGAGTAGAAAAAACCGACGCTGAGTGGCGCGCCCAGCTCACGCCCGAGCAGTACCACGTAACACGCGAGCACGGCACCGAGCGCGCCTTCACCGGCGAATACTGCGAAGCCCACGAAGCCGGCCTCTACGCCTGCGTGTGCTGCGGCACCCCGCTTTACGACTCGCGCACCAAGTTCGAGTCGGGTACGGGGTGGCCTAGCTTCACGCAGCCCGTGAAGGAAAACGCCATCCGCTATAAGAAGGACACCAGCTACGGCATGACCCGTGTGGAAGTGCTTTGCAACACCTGCGACGCCCACCAGGGCCACGTTTTTCCTGATGGTCCGCCGCCCAGTGGCCTACGCCTGTGCATCAACTCGGCATCAGTGAAGCTGGTGAGCGAGCCAGCCAATGTGGCCTAG
- the sdaAA gene encoding L-serine ammonia-lyase, iron-sulfur-dependent, subunit alpha yields MSLLFNDFASWKAHCAATQEPLYQPVLAYEIEQKGRTEEEIWSGLQRAYDVMRDAVHTGLTQDMTSRSGMVNNGAKKIAASPVTVLSPEFKQLITRALGAKEVNSCMGRVVAAPTAGASGILPGVLVTLQDLHKLQDRQILEGLLVAAGIALIIEQNASLAGAVGGCQAETGSAAAMGSGAIVYCLGGSVEETFAAVAITIQCMLGLICDPVAGLVEVPCVVRNASAAAIAFSSAQIAIAGVDPVIPVDQCVAALGEVGQSMETRYKETALGGLANTTRGREIEKMVLVQDVQILPDEDDQ; encoded by the coding sequence ATGTCGCTACTTTTCAACGATTTCGCCAGCTGGAAAGCGCATTGCGCTGCCACCCAGGAACCACTCTACCAGCCCGTACTGGCCTACGAGATTGAGCAAAAGGGAAGAACTGAAGAGGAAATATGGAGTGGCCTACAGCGCGCCTACGACGTGATGCGCGATGCCGTGCACACCGGCCTGACCCAGGACATGACCTCCCGCTCGGGCATGGTGAACAATGGCGCCAAGAAAATTGCGGCCTCGCCGGTCACGGTGCTTTCGCCGGAGTTCAAGCAACTGATAACCCGGGCATTGGGTGCCAAGGAAGTAAACTCCTGCATGGGCCGCGTAGTAGCCGCGCCCACGGCGGGTGCCTCGGGTATTCTGCCCGGCGTGCTGGTTACGCTCCAGGATCTGCACAAGCTCCAGGACCGCCAGATTCTGGAAGGCTTGTTGGTGGCGGCCGGTATTGCCCTCATCATTGAGCAAAATGCCTCCTTGGCCGGCGCCGTGGGCGGTTGCCAGGCCGAAACCGGGTCGGCAGCGGCTATGGGCTCGGGCGCTATTGTGTACTGCCTGGGCGGCTCCGTGGAGGAAACCTTTGCCGCCGTTGCCATCACCATCCAGTGCATGCTAGGCCTCATCTGCGACCCGGTGGCGGGCTTAGTAGAGGTGCCGTGCGTGGTGCGCAACGCTTCGGCGGCGGCCATTGCCTTCTCGTCGGCCCAGATAGCCATTGCCGGCGTCGATCCAGTGATTCCAGTAGATCAGTGCGTGGCGGCCCTCGGTGAGGTAGGCCAAAGCATGGAAACGCGTTACAAGGAAACTGCCCTGGGTGGCCTGGCTAATACTACGCGTGGCCGTGAAATTGAGAAAATGGTGCTGGTACAGGACGTACAAATTCTGCCCGACGAAGACGACCAGTAG